From the Hevea brasiliensis isolate MT/VB/25A 57/8 chromosome 15, ASM3005281v1, whole genome shotgun sequence genome, one window contains:
- the LOC110636225 gene encoding small ubiquitin-related modifier 2-like isoform X1, producing the protein MGDGSSDMMAANCIISVQGNHDGEEKCYKIKMDTPISKLLRCFCEYKQLEYDNVVFLIKGKRFKDKKTPAELNLKDGVQIEAFMHQNGGGCNGILVLKVG; encoded by the exons ATGGGTGATGGGTCAAGTGACATGATGGCTGCAAATTGTATTATCTCTGTGCAGGGGAACCAT gATGGAGAAGAAAAGTGTTATAAAATCAAGATGGATACCCCAATCTCCAAGCTCCTTCGTTGTTTTTGTGAATACAAGCAATTGGAATATGATAATGTGGTGTTTTTAATCAAAGGCAAACGCTTCAAAGATAAGAAAACACCAGCTGAACTCAATCTCAAGGATGGTGTTCAAATTGAAGCCTTCATGCACCAGAATGGAGGAGGTTGCAATGGCATTTTAGTCCTGAAAGTTGGCTAA
- the LOC110636225 gene encoding small ubiquitin-related modifier 2-like isoform X2, with protein MDRAGSVVVTVRSQDGEEKCYKIKMDTPISKLLRCFCEYKQLEYDNVVFLIKGKRFKDKKTPAELNLKDGVQIEAFMHQNGGGCNGILVLKVG; from the exons ATGGATCGCGCTGGAAGTGTTGTTGTCACAGTGAGAAGCCAG gATGGAGAAGAAAAGTGTTATAAAATCAAGATGGATACCCCAATCTCCAAGCTCCTTCGTTGTTTTTGTGAATACAAGCAATTGGAATATGATAATGTGGTGTTTTTAATCAAAGGCAAACGCTTCAAAGATAAGAAAACACCAGCTGAACTCAATCTCAAGGATGGTGTTCAAATTGAAGCCTTCATGCACCAGAATGGAGGAGGTTGCAATGGCATTTTAGTCCTGAAAGTTGGCTAA